A genomic stretch from Merismopedia glauca CCAP 1448/3 includes:
- a CDS encoding DVUA0089 family protein, which translates to MLLGKIRKNFPTQSNLLYSAKVSSTLAGLALITLSIGLTNPASAANLSFRGNFTQDDDVRLINFTLSSTSQVIIKSLSYAGGTQADGTLVSAGGFDPILSLFDNGGNLIDSNDDGGSSHVPADLTTGAGFDAFLTSLLNPGTYTVAVTQFYNFPGGTNISQGFRHQGEANFTSLYGCSTGVFCDTTGNSRTNFWAVDVLKRDEPIPPTSVPEPSTLLGAFLALSTLSKVSLRKKRIKE; encoded by the coding sequence ATGTTGCTAGGAAAAATCAGGAAAAATTTCCCAACGCAAAGTAACTTACTATACTCAGCCAAGGTTAGTTCCACATTAGCAGGACTAGCATTGATAACACTGAGCATAGGATTAACGAACCCTGCTAGTGCAGCTAATTTGTCTTTCAGGGGGAATTTTACCCAGGATGACGATGTGAGACTGATTAACTTTACACTTAGCAGTACATCACAAGTTATCATCAAAAGTTTGTCTTATGCTGGTGGTACTCAAGCCGATGGAACCTTAGTCAGTGCTGGTGGTTTTGATCCGATTTTGTCCTTATTTGACAATGGTGGCAATTTAATCGATAGCAATGATGATGGTGGATCTAGCCATGTACCTGCCGATCTGACGACTGGAGCGGGTTTTGATGCCTTCTTAACTTCTTTACTCAATCCAGGAACTTATACAGTAGCAGTGACTCAGTTTTATAATTTCCCTGGTGGAACAAATATCTCCCAAGGGTTTAGGCATCAGGGAGAGGCAAATTTTACTAGCCTTTATGGCTGCTCTACGGGCGTATTTTGCGATACTACTGGAAATTCTCGGACTAACTTTTGGGCTGTTGATGTTTTGAAGAGAGATGAACCGATCCCTCCAACAAGTGTTCCCGAACCCAGTACATTATTAGGGGCTTTTTTGGCATTAAGTACCTTAAGTAAGGTCAGTTTGCGAAAAAAACGGATTAAAGAATAG
- a CDS encoding 4-Cys prefix domain-containing protein, with the protein MLTYKFPLPLVEEDRELKLNMEILCTRPKCLRSQNSFPELDDRSILKSVPQKYCTSCGMPLILGDRYIPSKLLGRGGFGAAFLARDRYTPKLRECVVKQFLYSLEQPFFEYGNVGWWFGNGVSWFDFSAISSLARR; encoded by the coding sequence GTGTTAACTTATAAATTCCCTCTTCCTTTGGTCGAAGAAGATCGAGAACTAAAGCTTAATATGGAAATATTATGTACTCGCCCTAAGTGCCTGCGATCGCAAAACAGTTTTCCGGAACTAGATGATCGCTCTATCCTGAAAAGCGTGCCACAAAAATACTGTACCAGTTGCGGGATGCCCTTAATTTTAGGCGATCGCTATATCCCAAGTAAACTTTTAGGTAGGGGTGGTTTTGGGGCAGCTTTTTTAGCCCGCGATCGCTATACTCCCAAATTACGGGAATGTGTTGTCAAACAGTTTCTATATAGCCTTGAGCAGCCTTTCTTTGAGTATGGGAATGTTGGCTGGTGGTTTGGGAATGGGGTTAGCTGGTTTGATTTTTCTGCAATATCGTCGCTGGCTAGAAGGTAA
- a CDS encoding PstS family phosphate ABC transporter substrate-binding protein — protein sequence MSSNRESALLIVTLLATLGVVGGGLWWLKEHLTFVSEPIATSLSPNSTKINGNCQIANAPSGLFSYGGSTTWAVIRQKTEPIIAQICPAFRLRYTDPTSKPPGSQAGIEMLIDNQLAFSQSSNSLKPEDYQKAQAKGFSLKEVPVAIDGLVIAVHPQLQISGLSVGQLSDIYTGKVKNWNQLGGPNLKITPYSRTQESGGTVDFFSENVLQNQKFGSNVKYVYSTTPALRQVAADPGGIYYASASEIVHQCEIKPLPLFNNAQQLIPPYQEPFVPLSACPQQRNQINQIAFRIGTYPITRRLFVIVKLNSQVDEQAGDAYAQWLLTSQGQETLKKAGFIRLN from the coding sequence ATGTCTTCTAATCGAGAATCTGCACTCCTGATTGTGACATTGCTAGCGACTTTAGGTGTCGTAGGTGGTGGTTTATGGTGGCTTAAAGAACACCTAACATTTGTATCAGAACCGATCGCCACATCCTTAAGCCCCAATTCAACTAAGATTAATGGCAACTGTCAGATTGCTAATGCCCCCAGTGGACTATTTAGTTATGGTGGTAGCACTACTTGGGCGGTAATTCGCCAAAAAACCGAACCGATCATCGCCCAAATTTGCCCTGCATTTCGCTTGCGCTACACCGATCCTACGTCTAAGCCACCTGGTTCGCAAGCTGGGATTGAGATGTTAATTGACAATCAACTAGCCTTTTCCCAGTCTTCCAATTCTTTAAAACCTGAAGATTACCAAAAAGCCCAAGCTAAAGGTTTTAGTCTCAAAGAAGTACCAGTAGCAATTGACGGTCTAGTTATAGCCGTTCATCCCCAATTACAGATCTCAGGATTGAGTGTCGGTCAATTGAGTGATATCTATACAGGTAAGGTCAAGAACTGGAATCAACTCGGTGGTCCTAATCTCAAAATAACTCCTTATTCTCGTACCCAAGAATCTGGGGGGACAGTCGATTTTTTTAGTGAAAATGTCCTGCAAAACCAAAAATTTGGCAGCAATGTCAAATACGTCTATAGCACCACCCCAGCCTTGCGTCAGGTAGCAGCAGATCCTGGCGGAATTTACTATGCTTCAGCTTCAGAGATTGTACATCAGTGTGAAATTAAACCACTACCTTTATTCAATAATGCTCAGCAATTAATTCCTCCTTACCAAGAACCATTTGTTCCGTTATCAGCTTGTCCCCAACAGCGCAACCAAATCAATCAAATAGCCTTTCGGATCGGTACTTATCCCATTACGAGAAGACTATTTGTGATTGTGAAACTTAACAGTCAAGTAGATGAACAAGCAGGGGATGCTTACGCTCAATGGTTACTAACTTCCCAAGGACAAGAAACCCTTAAAAAAGCAGGTTTTATCCGCCTAAATTGA
- a CDS encoding LysR family transcriptional regulator, giving the protein MSDLPFTLDQLRILKAIAAEGSFKRAADSLYVSQPAVSLQVQNLERQLDVPLFDRGGRRAQLTEAGYLLLSYGEKIITLCQETCRALEDLQNLQGGTLIVGASQTTGTYLLPQMMGMFRRRYPDVSVQLHVHSTRRTAWSVANGQVDLAIIGGEVPTELNEALEILPYAEDELVLILPSNHNFAKNPTIYKEDLYQLDFIALDSQSTTRKVIDQVLSRYDIDTKRLKIEMELNSIEAIKNAVQAGLGVAFVSLSAIEKEIQMGVLYRVQIDNVIVKRMLSVIVNPNRYRSRAAEAFSKEILPLFGKEGWKYEVMEVSNIKAEALKSNAATIDES; this is encoded by the coding sequence ATGTCTGACCTTCCTTTTACCTTAGATCAGTTAAGAATTCTAAAAGCGATCGCTGCTGAAGGTAGTTTCAAACGCGCTGCTGATAGTCTCTATGTTTCTCAACCTGCTGTCAGTCTGCAAGTGCAAAATTTAGAGCGACAGCTAGATGTGCCATTATTCGATCGCGGAGGACGAAGGGCACAATTAACGGAAGCAGGTTACCTTCTCCTCAGTTATGGCGAAAAAATCATTACTCTGTGTCAAGAAACTTGTCGGGCGTTAGAAGATTTACAAAACTTGCAAGGTGGAACTTTAATTGTAGGTGCTTCCCAAACTACAGGAACCTATCTACTTCCACAAATGATGGGGATGTTTCGCCGTCGTTATCCAGATGTTTCCGTCCAACTCCATGTCCACTCAACTCGCCGTACTGCTTGGAGTGTAGCTAATGGTCAAGTCGATCTAGCTATTATTGGCGGTGAAGTGCCCACAGAACTAAATGAAGCATTAGAGATTCTTCCTTATGCTGAAGATGAATTAGTCTTAATATTGCCCAGCAACCATAATTTTGCTAAAAATCCGACTATTTACAAAGAAGATCTTTATCAGTTAGATTTTATTGCTTTAGATTCTCAATCGACTACCCGCAAAGTTATAGATCAAGTTTTATCTCGATACGACATTGATACTAAGCGCTTAAAAATCGAAATGGAACTCAATTCCATAGAAGCGATCAAAAATGCTGTTCAAGCAGGTCTTGGGGTCGCCTTCGTCTCCCTATCTGCCATCGAAAAAGAAATTCAGATGGGAGTGCTATATCGAGTTCAGATTGACAATGTCATAGTCAAACGGATGCTTTCAGTCATCGTTAATCCCAATCGATATCGTTCCCGCGCCGCCGAAGCTTTTAGTAAAGAGATATTACCTCTCTTTGGCAAAGAAGGGTGGAAATATGAAGTTATGGAGGTTTCCAATATCAAAGCTGAAGCTCTTAAATCCAATGCTGCCACTATTGATGAAAGTTAA
- a CDS encoding PstS family phosphate ABC transporter substrate-binding protein, with protein MSQKNETTILVLSLLITLGLLGGGCWWFSKNGGLKIGNEPTPTGIGAETGTPKSSDTSATKSFEQVSNIPSGLFNYGGSTSWAPIRLTVDGQIQAARPEFRLRYVQPTNSPPSSTTGISQLIDGKLAFAQSSRPILDGEYQQAEQRGFKLQQIPVAIDGLAIAVNPNLNVPGVTVAGLKSIYTGAVTNWKQLGGPDVPIRAYSRPLNSGGTVDILFEEVLGKQRFGANVQLVNTTTEALRKVANSPGGIYYASAVEVVPQCTVKPLPIGSQGGEFIPPYQLPFIPLSQCPGQRNRLNGADFQSGKYPITRNLYVVVKQNGQIDEQAGKAYADLLLTPQGQDLIQQAGFIKVR; from the coding sequence ATGTCCCAAAAAAACGAAACCACAATTTTAGTCCTCTCTCTACTCATCACTCTAGGTTTACTTGGTGGAGGTTGTTGGTGGTTTAGCAAAAATGGTGGTTTAAAGATTGGTAATGAGCCAACACCCACTGGGATTGGTGCTGAAACTGGGACTCCCAAATCATCGGATACATCTGCGACAAAAAGCTTCGAGCAGGTGAGTAATATCCCTTCTGGTCTATTTAATTATGGAGGTAGCACTTCTTGGGCACCAATTCGTTTAACGGTTGATGGACAAATACAAGCAGCACGTCCTGAATTCCGGCTCAGATACGTTCAACCTACCAATAGTCCTCCTAGTTCTACTACAGGAATCAGTCAGTTGATTGATGGCAAACTAGCATTTGCTCAATCTTCTCGCCCGATTCTAGATGGGGAATATCAACAAGCTGAGCAACGAGGGTTTAAATTGCAGCAAATTCCCGTGGCGATTGACGGTTTAGCAATAGCTGTTAATCCTAATTTAAATGTTCCTGGCGTAACCGTAGCAGGACTCAAATCTATCTACACAGGCGCAGTAACTAACTGGAAGCAGCTTGGTGGACCAGATGTACCCATCAGAGCATATTCTCGTCCGCTCAATTCTGGGGGTACGGTAGATATCTTATTTGAAGAAGTTTTAGGGAAGCAAAGATTTGGAGCCAATGTCCAGTTAGTCAATACAACTACTGAAGCTTTACGGAAAGTGGCTAATTCTCCTGGAGGCATTTACTATGCTTCTGCGGTGGAAGTCGTCCCGCAATGCACCGTTAAACCTTTGCCTATAGGTAGTCAAGGCGGAGAGTTTATACCGCCTTACCAGTTACCTTTTATACCTCTATCTCAATGTCCTGGGCAACGAAATCGCCTCAATGGAGCAGATTTTCAAAGTGGCAAGTATCCCATCACTCGCAATCTTTATGTAGTTGTGAAACAAAATGGTCAAATTGACGAGCAAGCAGGAAAAGCTTATGCAGATCTGCTTCTAACTCCTCAAGGGCAAGACTTAATTCAGCAAGCTGGATTTATCAAAGTTCGCTAG
- a CDS encoding protein kinase domain-containing protein translates to MNVFCTRFSCQQPHNVLPELADPEAIKRITQRYCTSCGMPLILVGRYFPIECLSQSSLSRVFLAIDRYTPSQSLRIVKQLDVNPVLTQTDLSELQKRFEEEEKILEKLGKHPQIPELFATFEFSQPSFPNGALETTFYLVEEFIDGEDLETQVAKTGKFSEEQVLVFLHQILPVLQFVHQQGYIHQDIKPSNIIRDRQGQLHLIDFGGVKQIPQPTTSDSDSRVYTPGYAAPEQINFQKVYISTDIYALGVTCLHLLTNKRPEELFNTQTRSWEWENHNQVSPALAQILNQMLFLNPFKRYQSVAEILSALRSLPAPLSVQNEIPTQIPSSIIKAPPPGLLQPIDRIITTQPTKPIFRQPKFPLFDVCSRAAFIGFEGSLLYILLASLVGSPPIAMGLWGMILGGLIFLQIRRLTGKIAPWVLAGVTLAIVLTIPAIYTVWDRQLILVISVIFAASTTAVVVLSRLIYQLFDRWF, encoded by the coding sequence ATGAATGTTTTCTGTACTAGATTTAGCTGTCAGCAACCTCATAACGTTTTGCCAGAACTGGCAGATCCAGAGGCAATTAAGAGAATAACGCAAAGGTATTGTACTTCCTGTGGTATGCCTTTAATCCTAGTCGGGCGTTACTTTCCTATAGAGTGCCTCTCTCAAAGCTCTTTAAGTCGGGTATTTCTAGCTATCGATCGCTACACTCCATCTCAAAGTTTAAGGATAGTCAAACAGTTAGATGTGAATCCAGTATTGACTCAAACCGATTTATCTGAACTCCAGAAAAGATTTGAAGAAGAAGAGAAAATTCTGGAAAAATTAGGTAAACACCCCCAAATCCCCGAATTGTTTGCCACGTTTGAATTTAGCCAACCTAGTTTCCCCAATGGTGCCTTAGAGACAACTTTTTATCTAGTAGAAGAGTTTATTGACGGCGAAGATTTAGAAACACAAGTAGCCAAGACTGGTAAATTTTCCGAAGAGCAAGTGTTAGTCTTCCTACACCAAATCTTACCAGTACTCCAATTTGTCCATCAACAGGGTTATATTCACCAAGACATTAAACCTTCTAACATCATCCGCGATCGCCAAGGTCAATTACACCTAATCGACTTTGGTGGAGTCAAGCAAATCCCACAACCCACCACTTCTGATAGTGATTCCAGGGTATACACTCCAGGATACGCAGCACCTGAACAAATTAACTTTCAGAAAGTTTATATTTCCACAGATATCTATGCTTTAGGGGTTACTTGTTTACACCTGCTCACCAACAAACGTCCAGAAGAGTTATTTAACACCCAAACCCGCTCCTGGGAATGGGAAAACCATAACCAAGTCAGTCCTGCTTTAGCCCAAATCCTGAATCAGATGCTGTTTCTCAACCCCTTTAAGCGATACCAATCAGTTGCAGAAATATTGTCGGCTCTGAGAAGCCTTCCTGCTCCCCTATCAGTTCAAAATGAAATCCCCACCCAGATTCCTAGTAGTATCATCAAAGCTCCCCCTCCTGGGCTATTACAGCCCATTGACAGAATAATTACTACCCAACCCACCAAACCCATTTTTCGTCAACCTAAATTCCCCCTGTTTGATGTTTGTAGCAGGGCAGCGTTTATCGGTTTTGAAGGCTCTTTGCTATATATACTGCTGGCTAGTTTAGTTGGCTCACCCCCTATTGCTATGGGATTATGGGGCATGATTTTAGGGGGCTTAATCTTTCTCCAAATCCGCCGCTTAACTGGAAAAATTGCACCTTGGGTACTAGCAGGAGTGACATTAGCCATTGTCTTAACAATTCCAGCTATTTACACTGTGTGGGACAGGCAGTTAATCTTGGTGATATCAGTTATCTTTGCTGCCAGCACTACGGCTGTAGTTGTCTTATCTCGTTTAATTTATCAGTTATTTGACCGTTGGTTCTAA
- a CDS encoding helix-turn-helix domain-containing protein: MVSNTFARINRKPAFAAATKANLERRTIDRLIGLLRLLVEEFGEPCEEGYCLPFPLTHAQVGSAIGSTRVTVTRLMGKLRQRKLVQIKKDNLICLSGDLTG, encoded by the coding sequence ATGGTATCAAACACATTTGCAAGGATTAATCGCAAGCCAGCTTTTGCCGCAGCGACTAAAGCTAATTTAGAAAGACGCACCATTGATCGCCTGATAGGTTTACTCAGACTGCTAGTAGAAGAATTTGGTGAACCTTGCGAAGAAGGATATTGTCTGCCTTTTCCCTTAACCCACGCCCAAGTTGGTAGTGCGATAGGTTCAACGCGAGTAACAGTCACCAGATTAATGGGTAAGCTGCGTCAAAGAAAATTAGTCCAAATCAAAAAAGATAATTTGATCTGCCTATCTGGAGATTTAACGGGCTAA